The window ACGCCGGTCGCTACGAGTGTCAGATATCGACTGAGCCTAAGATGAGCCACTTCGTACACTTCCACGTCGTCAGTGAGTTCCTCGAGAaacgtttttgtttgtttgtgttggtaCGTCTTCGATTTGCGTTAGCTCTTTTCTAATATGTTCCTACCTTTCTCCCTCTTGTggggtatctatctatctatctatctatctatctatctatctacaatgaatgagtgaataaaacTCGGGCCACGCAGCCCCGCCCTGTGGCCGgggagcaaattcctgagatgtatgctagtattgcaccagccacgtttttttttttttttttttttttttttgccatgcccctacgttagactaggttaggttagattaggttagagAACCTactgtaatttgggtgtgggaaacagaacgagattaatctcaagaaaattctatggttagttatTAACATATGGCGTCCCGCTCCTTTCAGGGAAGGGTCCCGGTACTTGGGCCAGTAAGGCCGCGTAAGACACAAATAATTTTGGTCTCCGAAATGTAAATAAGAGATATGTTGACCACTAAGGTGTTACGTGGTTCCCCTTCGATTCAGTCTAGATACGATGTGAAAAAACTTTGCTTCAGTCTAGGTACTAAATGGGAAAACCTTCAATTCAGTCTGGATAAGAAGCGACAAAAGCCTTCGATTCGgtctagataaataaaaaaaaaccttgattcCGTCtagataaaaagtgaaaaaaggccATCGACTCTGTCCAGATATGAAGTGCAAAGAAAAAACCTTCGTTTAAGTCTAGATAAGAGGTGAAAAAACCTTCAGTTCAGtctaaatagtaaataaaaaagtcgATTCAGCctagatatgaaaagaaaaatctataatTCACTCTAGACAAGAAGTGAAACCTTTGATTCAGTCTAGATAAGTGAAAAACATTCAGTTCAGTCTAAATATTACGTGAAAAAGTCGATTCATTCTAGACAGAAGTGAAAGAAAACCTTCAATTCAATCcagataagaagtaaaaaaaactttcagttcAGTCTAAAATACTAAGTGGAGAAAGTCGATTTAGTCTAGATACGAAGCACAAATAACCTTGTATTAATTCTAGAGATAAAGTGAAAACCTTCATTTCAGTCTACATAAGAAGTGAAAAAACATTCTATTCAGTCGATATACTAAGGGAAAAGTCAATTCAGTCTATATAAGAAGTGAAAAAACCTCCGATTCCTTgtaaatataaagtgaaaaagcACACGACTCAGTCtagataagaaatgaaaaatttcgaTTCAGCctaaattagagagaaaaaaattcgaTTCATtctagagaggaagttacaatcTTTCAATTCACCGTagataagctaaaaaaaaaacctttgattcaatttatatgataaaaaacttCGATTCGGTCcagataagtgaaaaaaaaactttcgattCAGCATAGATAAAACCCGAATAAAAACCTTCGACTCAATTTGTAAAGTGAAAAAAACCATTCGATTCAGTCTagccactaaagaaaaaaaacattcaattcaATCCACTGCAAAAACGAAAATCCCGCTGATTCAATCGCGCAGATAATCCAAAGAAACTTCTAGCTAATCCGACTGAGAAGTAATAAAACCATCGGCTGAACTTTGTCGAGAAGTCAAATAAAAGAACCATTAAGCTTCGGAGGTCATGAATTATGTCTTCCTCCCAGAACAAATAGGAAGTTGCCTATACGTCAAAAATGCTGAGGGAAAAAGCGAGCTGCATTTCTTTCTCCACGATGGACGCCGGAGTGTGAGAGAGGATATCGAGGACTATTGCTTGTAATAGTTATCGAATTTTTTCACTTatcatttaatattcttttatatatatatatatacatatatatatatatatatatatatatatatatatatatatatatatatatatatatatatatatatatatatatataattatatatgtcacAGTTTAGATTCgcaagtttattttctttccgttaaaaaagaaaacagtttgcAAATGGCGATTGGAAAAATTTCatgccataaataataataatataataataataataataataataataataataataataataataataataataataataataataataatttcattattattattattattattattattattattattattattattattatattattattgctgctgccaTTCCTGAATGCTAATTAGCCAatcaaaaaccaaataaattacTTCTCTGAATGAACTGACTCCTAGAGAGAAATTtgacatttcacaaaaaaataatcattatcattattgttgttatactctcattatatatatatatatatatatatatatatatatatatatatatatatatatatatatatatatatatatatatatatatatatatatatatatatatttatatacatatatatgtatatatatatatatgtacatatttatattatatatatatatatatatatatatatatatatatatatttatatatatatatatatatatatatatatatatatatatatatatatatatatatataatttccttcgaTAATTCTAAAATCCCAAAAGCCATTCCACCCTCCACCATCACTTGCCCCTTTGTTAACGGTGTTCACTTTTTTTCCCCAAGTATGCGAGGCCGGGTCACACACACAGCTGGGAGAGTATGGAATAACTGGTTCagtggaaaggaagagagagagaaaaaaaaaaactcaaagaggTTAAGAGTTGTTTATGAACGGAAGGAGAAAGGTCCACTTGCTGTAAGAGCAactggggtgagagagagagagagagagagagagagagagagagagagagagagagagagagataacagttgcgTAAAGCCTTGCAGAAAGTTCACTGGATATTTTCCAAAATCTGGACGATTTTgccatatacatgtgtgtgtgtgtgtgtgtgtgagagagagagagagagagagagagagagagagagagagagagagagagagagagagagagataacagttgcgTAAAGCCTTGCAGAAAGTAGCACTGGATATTTTCCAAAACCTGGACGATTTTgccatatacatgtgtgtgtgtgtgtgtgtgtgtgtgtgtgtgtgtgtgtgtgtgagagagagagaggagagagagagagagagagagagagagagagatagatagttaAGTGAACCTTTGCAGAAAGTTGCACTGGATATTTCCCTTAACCTCAGGGACGGTTTTGCCATATTCATGtgtgctttagagagagagagagagagagagagagagagagagagagagagagagagagagagagagagagagagtcccatgtAACTTCACAAAATATTCACGAAGATCATTATTACtcatttactttcagtttcaACTCGTCAAATTCACTCCTCTGTAAATGTCAATAACTTACTTTCTCCAGACCAACCAGATGAAGAATAACAACGAACGAAACGCTCACAAACTCAGTATTCCGCCTCCCACTTCCTTTCCAGTGGATCCCCCCCATAATGACCTATCCCCTCCCTCTATCCCATTCTGCATTTTCatgagatgtaaccgagtaccgggacctttcctgaaaaaaagcgggacacCATATCTTCATATCCTAAAAACCaaacaaagaattttcttgaaaataatctcattatgtttcccacacccaaaataGTCTAGAGGTTCTAATCTAACctaatccaacctaacctaatctaacctagtcTAGGGGCTTGGCAAAAAATTTCCCATACCAAAAATACCCTAGAGGTCCAAATCTAAAGTAAcccaacctgacctaacctaacctaggggcatggaaaaaaaaagggggggttggtgcaatactagcatacatctcaggaatttgcatcctaTTCCGACCACCCCATAATGACCCCGCCCCGACATCCaacacacccaaattactctaaaagtcctaatctaacctaacccaaccaaacctaacctaacctaaacctaacctaggggcatggcaaaaaaaaaaaaagtggggctggtgcaatactagcatacatctcaggaatttgcatcccaTTCTgacctccctccccccaaccaaaacacccaaattactctagaGGTCCTAGTCTAACCTgacctcctaacctaacctaacctaacttaggggcatggcaaaaaaaagggggggttgtggtgcaatactagcatacatctcaggaatttccaTCCCATTCTgacctccctccccccaaccaaaacacccaaattactctagaGGTCCTAATCTAACCTGacctcctaacctaacctcctaacctaacctaacctaacttaggggcatggcaaaaaaaaaaagggttgtggtgcaatactagcatacatctcaggaatttccaTCCCATTCCTACAACCCCCATAATGACTTAGCCCagacccccaccccccgccccgaCAAACAATCCCATTCCACACCCTTCTGGCACTAATACACTGCTTTCTCTCAACAGCCCCGCTGGTGCACATTCCAGGAGGACATGATATCTACGTGAAGAGCGGAAGCACGGTTACCCTTAAATGCATTATATCTGGGGCCCTCATTCTCCCTGAGTACATCTTCTGGTACCAGGCAAGTCGTTTGCGCAACCctctgcgcttttttttttttttttttttttttaatcgatttttttttaatggtggagTGCGCGATGAGCGTTTCCTGAGCATTTTGCTTGCTGTGTGTGCTTGGTGTTTGTTGAGCTTGCTGCGTATTTAGGATTTATGTTTATTCAACTGTTTGATtgttatatgttttgtgtgtgtacgtatatatatgtacatatatgtatgtatatatatacatatacatatgtatatatatacatgtacatacatatatttgtatatgtatatgtaaatatatacattatatatatatatatatatatatatatatatatatatatatatatatatatatatatatatatatatatctatatatacatatatatagatatatgtgtatatatacatatatacacataaatatatatgtatatatacatatatgtatatatatatatatatatgtatatatatatatatatatatatatatatatatatatatataatatatgtatatatatatatatatatatatatatatatatatatatatatatatatactgtacatataggcACAAGTTGAAgctgtttaatttccttttcttactattttcttttttttgctaaTGCTCAAACATGGCCCGGAGATTCCCCTCTGTAAATACTGAATTCTAAATTCTCCTTCCCTTTTATACAGAAAATTTcaaaagaccaaataaaaaattaatttatcattcatataaaataaCACGCTCcgtatataacaagtaaaaaatgcgcaaatcgagttttctgtacagcccctacagcgcataatcaagaccaccgaaaacagatctatctttcagtggtctcggtataatgctgtacgagccgctacccatgaaactttaaccacggcccggtggtggcctagcttatatcgttgccagaagcacgattatgggtaaatttaaccttaaatgaaataaaaactactgaggaggtttGAGGGTTGCAATTTTGTATGCTTGATGAGTGGAGAGTGGacgatcaacatcccaatttgcagccctctagcctccctcctcagtagttttgaagatgcgagggagggagggagggcagCAGACGGCcagacagaaaaggtgcggacagaaaaaagtgtggactgaataaagtgcggacggacaaataaagccggcacaatagttttctttacagaaaactaaaaaaactaactCTGCTTTCTACCCAttgaaggaataaaacaaaaatcgcaaactgcataaaatatacaaataaaaataccccCATTTCATATTACTGACACGGAATACGCATTTCACGTAGAGTACAGCAAGTCAGATAAATCtgaatgcaattatttttcaGTGGTGATTAATGATGTTATCTGCATATTGATTCGATTGTGATCTGATGTGATTATCAAAGAGATATCATATGGTCTTTTGGTGGTCAGTGCATGATGTGATGCGTATTATTTTATGGGGTTTTAAAATACTACAATACGATCGCAGCTATTATGTATCgtgtgtatttatgaatacaCACGTGAACGGAAATGTTTGTGTCTTTGCAGGTATACATTGTAAGGGCATTTGAATGTATACAGATATTATCGTGCAATAAAAAGAactcttgattttatattttgtgcttgtgtatgtgaAGTATATGGTATTGCCATTGTattatgtaagtgtgtatatcaTTTTGAATACCAATTCAGTAAGCATTTGTTCATTTtgatttgtgtatatgtatatatatatatatatatatatatatatatatatatatatatatatatatatatatatatatttataatatatatatatatatatatatatatttatatatatatatatatatatatatatatatatatatatataatatataatatatacatatgtatatttattgatttattcatttatatatgtataaagcagTGAATGCTCTggtaagttttctgcacagggtacTTATCAATAATTCAGCAGCAAAAGCTAAATGTGGCAATGTGTATGATGTTTATTCAATGGTAAACGTCTATTCATTGGTAAACTACACACTGAGGAATAATCAtctaatgaataacaataaaaaaaatcaaaatcttttcGAAACATGTCAAAAAACCATCAAAAAACACGCATCCCACACTACAGAAAACTCTTGAAACGCGTTCATAATCATCACTGTTCTTCGGCAGGGCACCGACCGCGTACTGGCAGAGGAGCTTATCGGAGGGCGCCAGGTCTTCGTCGAGCGAATCACCGACGACACGACGATAGGGACACTCATCATCACCACGGCGTCGCCTACGGACCAGGGGTCGTACACCTGTGTCCCTGCCAGCCTACCGACAGCCTCCGTCACGCTACACGTACTAAACGGTCAGTTTAAGATCGAGGGTGTCTCGGAACGGCGTTCCATTATCAAAAGGTGTGCCGTGGTCTGGTATTTCTTGATAAGAAGTCAGGTCAGGTTAAgtcaggtcaggttaggtcaggtAGGTTAAGCCAGGTCAGGTTAGATCAGGTCAGGT of the Macrobrachium rosenbergii isolate ZJJX-2024 chromosome 16, ASM4041242v1, whole genome shotgun sequence genome contains:
- the LOC136847493 gene encoding uncharacterized protein → LQVKYVQERDAGRYECQISTEPKMSHFVHFHVVTPLVHIPGGHDIYVKSGSTVTLKCIISGALILPEYIFWYQASRLRNPLRFFFFFFFFNRFFFNGGVRDERFLSILLAVCAWCLLSLLRIGTDRVLAEELIGGRQVFVERITDDTTIGTLIITTASPTDQGSYTCVPASLPTASVTLHVLNGQFKIEGVSERRSIIKRCAVVWYFLIRSQVRLSQVRLGQVG